One segment of Solanum lycopersicum chromosome 1, SLM_r2.1 DNA contains the following:
- the LOC104645786 gene encoding putative clathrin assembly protein At1g25240 codes for MRLWRKAFGLVKDHKSLWLASISRRTSFRNPEMEAAVIKATSHDELTIDMKNVDRVYKWLRLSPTHLKSLIWSISLRMEKTKSWVVAIKGLMLMHGVYSSKIPAIQRIGRLPFDLSNFKDGYSDPYKIWGINEFIRAYFTYLDQKSSLLFMNLQERRNLQNLEHINDDDNNNNNVVVMVEGRYSMIQDLVLLQKLQYLLDMLLEIRPLCGNAVVPLVLEAMDCVMIEVFDVYSRICNGIARILLRIDSAGKVEASMALGIVQKAMMQGEELSVYFELCQSIGVKNAAEFPTIEQIPYEDIKELEEIINGVSEKESRMLPYQHEAKGIVVVREKNGDQNIEKESKLRTVITDKWEKFDEDLMQNDGVKIAPYAINPFEICTYNVPIKRTPDLPDLISFL; via the coding sequence ATGAGGCTATGGAGAAAAGCTTTTGGTCTAGTAAAAGATCATAAAAGCCTCTGGTTAGCTAGCATTTCAAGACGAACATCATTTCGAAATCCAGAAATGGAAGCTGCTGTGATTAAAGCTACGAGTCATGATGAATTAACAATCGACATGAAAAACGTTGATCGCGTTTATAAGTGGCTACGATTATCTCCTACCCACCTAAAATCTCTCATTTGGTCCATTTCTTTACGCatggaaaaaacaaaaagttgGGTTGTTGCAATAAAAGGATTAATGCTCATGCATGGTGTCTATAGTTCTAAAATCCCAGCTATCCAAAGGATTGGTAGGCTACCATTCGATTTATCAAATTTCAAAGATGGATATTCAGATCCTTATAAAATTTGGGGAATAAATGAATTTATTCGCGCTTATTTCACCTATCTTGATCAAAAATCCTCTCTGCTATTCATGAATTTGCAAGAAAGGAGGAACTTACAAAATTTGGAACAcatcaatgatgatgataataataataacaacgtTGTTGTTATGGTTGAAGGACGTTATTCCATGATACAAGATCTTGTTCTACTACAAAAATTGCAATATTTACTTGATATGTTGCTTGAAATCAGGCCATTATGTGGTAATGCTGTTGTACCTCTTGTTCTTGAAGCTATGGATTGTGTTATGATTGAAGTTTTCGACGTATACAGCAGAATTTGCAATGGAATTGCTAGGATTCTGTTGCGGATTGATTCTGCTGGAAAAGTTGAAGCTAGTATGGCACTTGGGATTGTACAAAAAGCTATGATGCAAGGTGAAGAATTGTCAGTATATTTCGAGTTATGTCAAAGTATAGGGGTGAAAAATGCAGCTGAATTTCCAACAATTGAGCAAATTCCTTATGAAGATATTAAGGAACTCGAAGAGATTATCAATGGAGTTTCTGAAAAGGAATCGCGAATGCTTCCATATCAACATGAAGCTAAAGGTATAGTTGTTGTACGCGAAAAAAATGGTGATCAAAATATCGAAAAAGAGAGCAAGTTGAGGACAGTGATTACAGATAAATGGGAgaaatttgatgaagatttgatgCAAAATGATGGAGTGAAAATTGCACCATATGCAATTAATCCTTTTGAAATATGTACATATAATGTACCTATTAAAAGAACTCCAGACTTACCAGATCTAATTAGCTTCTTATAG
- the LOC101261948 gene encoding 65-kDa microtubule-associated protein 6 isoform X1, translating to MMLAFESPSCCSIHTSPTCHTLLRELEQIWKDIGETEADKNRMLSELERECLEVYRRKVEEAANTKACLHQSVATKEAEVATLMAALGELNINSLKQPEKKSASLKEQLAFVTPLIDDLRVKKDERVKQFADVKTQIDKITSEISEYSNIINAMSSLILEDHDLSLRNLSEYKSHLRALQKEKSERIQKVVDCVNEVHSLCGVLGLDFGKTVSDVHPSLHETSLGQSTNISVSALESLEQAIFRLKTERKVRYQKLKDVAGLLFELWTLMDTTREEKSKLSRITSVLRLSEAEVTEPGALSLEVIEQISTEVERLTKLKASRMKELVIKRRAELEDICYKNHIDPDPSTSADKSSAMIDSGLVDPCELLANIEAQINKAKDEALSRKDIMDKIDWWLFACEEENWLEDYNQDYRRYSGGRGAHINLKRAEQARIKVTKIPVVVKALINKTLAWEDEKQKLFLYDGVRLVSILEDYKVVRKQKEESKKRAQDQKKLHDMLLAEKKSLYGSKPSPRRSSSFRKGNGYNANGHGSVTPSPRRSSMSCATPELLTPRSNSVRHNGYFKEMTRLSTGPLNFVSMAKEDTVSFSSISGSDPESPLQA from the exons AAAGACATTGGAGAGACTGAAGCTGATAAAAACCGTATGCTGTCGGAGCTGGAGAGAGAATGTTTGGAAGTTTATCGGAGAAAAGTTGAAGAAGCTGCAAATACAAAAGCATGTCTTCATCAATCTGTTGCAACCAAAGAAGCCGAGGTTGCAACGTTAATGGCTGCTCTTGGTGAACTCAATATTAATTCACTG AAACAGCCAGAGAAGAAGTCAGCATCATTGAAGGAGCAACTAGCATTCGTTACACCACTTATCGATGATTTAAGAGTTAAGAAAGATGAAAGAGTTAAGCAGTTTGCAGATGTAAAGACACAAATCGACAAGATAACTAGTGAGATTTCCGAGTATTCTAATATCATCAATGCCATGAGTTCCTTAATTCTGGAAGATCATGACTTGTCACTGAGAAACCTCTCCGAATACAAGTCTCATCTTCGTGCTCTTCAAAAGGAGAAG TCTGAGCGGATCCAAAAAGTTGTGGACTGTGTAAACGAGGTGCACTCTTTGTGTGGTGTCCTGGGGCTGGATTTTGGCAAAACTGTGAGTGATGTGCATCCAAGCTTGCATGAAACAAGCCTGGGACAATCCACTAACATTAGTGTCAGCGCATTGGAAAGTCTTGAACAGGCCATCTTCAGACTGAAGACAGAAAGAAAAGTTCGATATCAGAAG CTAAAAGATGTTGCTGGATTGTTGTTTGAGCTTTGGACCTTAATGGATACAACCAGAGAAGAAAAGAGTAAGTTATCGAGGATCACTTCCGTTCTTCGTCTTTCTGAGGCAGAGGTTACAGAACCAGGTGCTCTTTCTCTGGAGGTTATTGAACAG ATATCGACAGAAGTGGAGAGGCTGACCAAATTGAAAGCAAGCAGGATGAAGGAGTTGGTCATAAAAAGGAGAGCAGAGCTGGAGGACATATGCTACAAAAACCATATCGATCCTGACCCAAGTACTTCAGCTGATAAATCTAGTGCAATGATAGACTCTG GTCTTGTGGACCCTTGTGAACTCCTGGCAAATATTGAAGCACAAATAAACAAAGCAAAGGATGAAGCTTTAAGTCGAAAAGATATAATGGACAAAATAGACTGGTGGCTTTTTGCTTGTGAGGAGGAAAACTGGCTTGAAGATTACAACCAG GATTATAGACGTTACAGTGGTGGAAGAGGTGCTCACATAAACTTAAAGCGTGCTGAGCAAGCTAGAATTAAAGTGACTAAAATTCCAG TCGTGGTTAAAGCTTTGATTAACAAGACACTAGCTTGGGAGGATGAGAAACAGAAGTTGTTTCTTTATGATGGG GTGAGATTGGTGTCAATATTGGAGGATTACAAAGTGGTTAGAAAGCAGAAAGAAGAGTCAAAGAAACGGGCTCAG GATCAGAAGAAACTCCATGATATGCTGCTGGCAGAGAAGAAATCTTTATATGGTTCCAAACCTAGCCCAAGAAGAAGCAGCAGCTTTAGGAAGGGAAATGGTTATAATGCCAATGGACATGGATCTGTTACACCCTCGCCACGTAGGAGCTCAATGTCTTGTGCAACTCCAGAGCTCTTAACACCCCGTTCCAACTCTGTGCGGCACAATGGTTATTTCAAGGAAATGACAAGGCTCTCTACCGGCCCTCTCAACTTTGTGTCTATGGCTAAGGAAGATACTGTGTCATTCTCTTCTATTTCCGGTTCTGATCCAGAATCTCCGCTTCAAGCTTGA
- the LOC101247456 gene encoding transmembrane 9 superfamily member 2-like, with the protein MKKVHVILSICMLILLIIFRIFIIQDYNALDDHFYKQGDHVPLFANKIGPFHNPSESYRYYDLPFCIPDHVKLEENKEDVGEVLNGDRLMSGPYALDFLVDKDSEILCRKKLTKDEVAQFRRAVDKDYYFEMYYDELPIWGLIGRVENREVTEDTKYYSYFLYKHIHFDIHYNRDRVIEITARMDPHSVLDLTEDREVDAEFTYTAKWKGTDILFENRMDKFLQTTLPHIHWFSIINSCVTVLLLTGFLATILMRVLKNDFVKYAHDEEAVNDQEETGWKYIHGDVFRFPKHKSLFAAALGCGAQLFTLTIFIFLMALVGVFYPYNRGALFTALLVIYALTSGVGGYTSTSFYCQLEGTNWVKNLIWTGCLFFGPLALTFCFLNSVAVSYSSSAALPFNTIMLIVLMLTLVTSPLLVLGGIAGKNSRTNFQAPCRTTKYPREIPVLPWYCSTIPQMAMTGFLPFSAIYVELYYIFESVWGQKIYTIYSMLFIVFVLLLIVTVFVTVASTYFQLAAEDHKWWWRSFLCGGSTGLFIYTYCLYYYARSGMSGFMQTSCFFGYMACICYGFFLMFGTIGFRASLLFVRHIYRSIKCE; encoded by the exons ATGAAGAAAGTGCATGTTATTTTGTCGATTTGCATGCTAatccttttaattatttttcgtaTTTTTATTATCCAAGATTACAATGCCTTAGATGATCATTTCTATAAACAAGGAGATCATGTTCCTCTTTTTGCTAATAAAATTGGCCCTTTTCACAATCCCAG tgaatcatacagaTATTATGATCTGCCATTCTGCATACCAG ATCATGtgaaattagaagaaaataagGAAGATGTAGGTGAAGTTTTAAATGGGGATCGACTCATGAGTGGTCCTTATGCACTCGATTTCTTGGTAGATAAAGACTCGGAAATTCTTTGTCGAAAGAAGTTAACAAAGGATGAAGTTGCTCAGTTTCGAAGAGCAGTCGATAAGGACTATTACTTTGAGATGTACTACGATGAGTTGCCCATATGGGGCCTTATCGGAAGAGTTGAGAATAGGGAAGTGACAGAGGATACAAAATATTACAGCTACTTTCTATACAAACACATACATTTCGATATCCACTATAATAGGGACCGTGTTATTGAGATCACTGCACGAATGGATCCACATTCTGTTTTGGACCTGACAGAGGATAGGGAAGTCGATGCTGAGTTCACATACACTGCGAAATGGAAGGGAACGGATATTCTGTTTGAGAATCGGATGGATAAGTTCCTGCAGACTACTCTACCGCATATCCATTGGTTCTCGATTATCAATTCTTGTGTCACTGTCCTCCTTTTAACCGGCTTCCTTGCCACGATTCTTATGCGAGTCCTTAAGAATGATTTTGTCAA GTATGCACATGATGAAGAAGCAGTTAACGATCAAGAGGAGACAGGATGGAAGTACATACACGGTGATGTCTTTAGGTTCCCGAAACACAAATCATTGTTTGCTGCAGCACTCGGTTGTGGTGCTCAGCTCTTTACATT GACAATTTTTATATTCCTGATGGCGCTTGTCGGGGTGTTTTATCCTTACAATAGAGGAGCTCTATTCACTGCCCTGCTGGTTATATATGCACTCACTTCTGGCGTTGGTGGATACACATCAACCTCTTTCTATTGCCAGCTTGAAGGAACTAATTGG GTAAAGAATCTGATCTGGACAGGATGTCTCTTCTTTGGGCCTCTCGCGTTAACGTTCTGCTTTCTCAATTCTGTTGCAGTTAGTTATAGTTCTAGTGCTGCTCTACCATTCAATACAATTATGTTAATAGTACTTATGTTGACATTAGTGACATCTCCACTGCTCGTATTAGGCGGAATTGCTGGCAAAAATAGCAGAACAAATTTCCAAGCTCCATGTCGAACCACAAAGTATCCCAGAGAAATTCCAGTACTCCCTTGGTACTGTAGCACCATCCCTCAGATGGCAATGACAGGGTTCTTACCATTTAGTGCCATCTACGTCGAGctttattacatatttgaaagtGTATGGGGTCAAAAAATCTACACAATTTACAGCATGTTGTTTATAGTCTTTGTTCTTCTGCTGATAGTAACCGTGTTTGTCACTGTTGCATCGACTTATTTCCAACTAGCCGCGGAAGATCATAAATGGTGGTGGAG GTCGTTTCTCTGTGGTGGATCAACTGGCCTATTTATCTACACCTATTGCTTGTACTACTACGCGAGATCAGGCATGTCTGGTTTCATGCAAACCTCGTGTTTCTTCGGATACATGGCTTGCATATGCTATGGTTTCTTCCTCATGTTCGGGACCATTGGTTTCCGCGCATCATTGCTCTTTGTTCGTCACATTTATCGATCAATCAAGTGTGAGTAA
- the LOC101261948 gene encoding 65-kDa microtubule-associated protein 6 isoform X2, with amino-acid sequence MLSELERECLEVYRRKVEEAANTKACLHQSVATKEAEVATLMAALGELNINSLKQPEKKSASLKEQLAFVTPLIDDLRVKKDERVKQFADVKTQIDKITSEISEYSNIINAMSSLILEDHDLSLRNLSEYKSHLRALQKEKSERIQKVVDCVNEVHSLCGVLGLDFGKTVSDVHPSLHETSLGQSTNISVSALESLEQAIFRLKTERKVRYQKLKDVAGLLFELWTLMDTTREEKSKLSRITSVLRLSEAEVTEPGALSLEVIEQISTEVERLTKLKASRMKELVIKRRAELEDICYKNHIDPDPSTSADKSSAMIDSGLVDPCELLANIEAQINKAKDEALSRKDIMDKIDWWLFACEEENWLEDYNQDYRRYSGGRGAHINLKRAEQARIKVTKIPVVVKALINKTLAWEDEKQKLFLYDGVRLVSILEDYKVVRKQKEESKKRAQDQKKLHDMLLAEKKSLYGSKPSPRRSSSFRKGNGYNANGHGSVTPSPRRSSMSCATPELLTPRSNSVRHNGYFKEMTRLSTGPLNFVSMAKEDTVSFSSISGSDPESPLQA; translated from the exons ATGCTGTCGGAGCTGGAGAGAGAATGTTTGGAAGTTTATCGGAGAAAAGTTGAAGAAGCTGCAAATACAAAAGCATGTCTTCATCAATCTGTTGCAACCAAAGAAGCCGAGGTTGCAACGTTAATGGCTGCTCTTGGTGAACTCAATATTAATTCACTG AAACAGCCAGAGAAGAAGTCAGCATCATTGAAGGAGCAACTAGCATTCGTTACACCACTTATCGATGATTTAAGAGTTAAGAAAGATGAAAGAGTTAAGCAGTTTGCAGATGTAAAGACACAAATCGACAAGATAACTAGTGAGATTTCCGAGTATTCTAATATCATCAATGCCATGAGTTCCTTAATTCTGGAAGATCATGACTTGTCACTGAGAAACCTCTCCGAATACAAGTCTCATCTTCGTGCTCTTCAAAAGGAGAAG TCTGAGCGGATCCAAAAAGTTGTGGACTGTGTAAACGAGGTGCACTCTTTGTGTGGTGTCCTGGGGCTGGATTTTGGCAAAACTGTGAGTGATGTGCATCCAAGCTTGCATGAAACAAGCCTGGGACAATCCACTAACATTAGTGTCAGCGCATTGGAAAGTCTTGAACAGGCCATCTTCAGACTGAAGACAGAAAGAAAAGTTCGATATCAGAAG CTAAAAGATGTTGCTGGATTGTTGTTTGAGCTTTGGACCTTAATGGATACAACCAGAGAAGAAAAGAGTAAGTTATCGAGGATCACTTCCGTTCTTCGTCTTTCTGAGGCAGAGGTTACAGAACCAGGTGCTCTTTCTCTGGAGGTTATTGAACAG ATATCGACAGAAGTGGAGAGGCTGACCAAATTGAAAGCAAGCAGGATGAAGGAGTTGGTCATAAAAAGGAGAGCAGAGCTGGAGGACATATGCTACAAAAACCATATCGATCCTGACCCAAGTACTTCAGCTGATAAATCTAGTGCAATGATAGACTCTG GTCTTGTGGACCCTTGTGAACTCCTGGCAAATATTGAAGCACAAATAAACAAAGCAAAGGATGAAGCTTTAAGTCGAAAAGATATAATGGACAAAATAGACTGGTGGCTTTTTGCTTGTGAGGAGGAAAACTGGCTTGAAGATTACAACCAG GATTATAGACGTTACAGTGGTGGAAGAGGTGCTCACATAAACTTAAAGCGTGCTGAGCAAGCTAGAATTAAAGTGACTAAAATTCCAG TCGTGGTTAAAGCTTTGATTAACAAGACACTAGCTTGGGAGGATGAGAAACAGAAGTTGTTTCTTTATGATGGG GTGAGATTGGTGTCAATATTGGAGGATTACAAAGTGGTTAGAAAGCAGAAAGAAGAGTCAAAGAAACGGGCTCAG GATCAGAAGAAACTCCATGATATGCTGCTGGCAGAGAAGAAATCTTTATATGGTTCCAAACCTAGCCCAAGAAGAAGCAGCAGCTTTAGGAAGGGAAATGGTTATAATGCCAATGGACATGGATCTGTTACACCCTCGCCACGTAGGAGCTCAATGTCTTGTGCAACTCCAGAGCTCTTAACACCCCGTTCCAACTCTGTGCGGCACAATGGTTATTTCAAGGAAATGACAAGGCTCTCTACCGGCCCTCTCAACTTTGTGTCTATGGCTAAGGAAGATACTGTGTCATTCTCTTCTATTTCCGGTTCTGATCCAGAATCTCCGCTTCAAGCTTGA
- the LOC101262550 gene encoding zinc finger protein SHOOT GRAVITROPISM 5 translates to MLDNSSSSEALINSGDSNRRKRRPAGTPDPDAEVVSLSPKTLLESDRYICDICDQGFQRDQNLQMHRRRHKVPWKLVKREIEVKKRVFVCPEPSCLHHDPCHALGDLVGIKKHFRRKHSDNKQWICDKCGKAYAVQSDYKAHLKTCGTRGHSCDCGRVFSRVESFIEHQDSCTIRRIRPRLQPITAACSSSDTNLPKLAIMPLPKNSTNLELGLKSSSHHENTIEEAHLKLSIGSSSPNHEVLNLVMADKAYAEEARRNAKREMEYAEREFENAKRIRQQAQAEIERAKQLKEEAINRISSSILEITCHACKNKFQTIDNNVDSSPPMSYMSSDGEREQ, encoded by the exons atgttggataattcttcttcttcagaaGCTCTTATTAATTCTGGGGATTCtaatagaaggaaaagaagacCAGCTGGTACACCAG ATCCAGATGCAGAAGTGGTCTCACTTTCCCCCAAAACACTATTGGAATCGGATAGATATATATGTGATATTTGTGATCAAGGTTTTCAAAGGGATCAAAATTTGCAAATGCATAGGAGAAGACACAAAGTGCCATGGAAATTAGTGAAGAGAGAAATTGAAGTTAAAAAGAGAGTATTTGTATGTCCAGAGCCAAGTTGTTTACACCATGATCCTTGTCATGCCCTTGGTGATCTTGTTGGGATAAAGAAACattttagaagaaaacataGTGATAATAAGCAATGGATTTGTGATAAATGTGGAAAAGCTTATGCTGTTCAATCGGATTACAAAGCACATCTCAAGACTTGTGGTACTAGAGGACATTCTTGTGATTGTGGTCGCGTTTTTTCAAG AGTGGAAAGTTTTATTGAGCACCAAGACAGTTGCACTATAAGGAGAATTAGGCCAAGATTGCAACCAATTACAGCTGCTTGTTCTTCAAGTGACACAAATTTACCAAAATTAGCCATAATGCCTTTACCAAAAAACAGTACAAATTTAGAACTTGGCCTAAAAAGTAGTAGTCATCATGAAAATACTATTGAAGAAGCACATTTGAAATTATCCATTGGATCATCATCACCAAATCATGAGGTACTTAATTTGGTTATGGCTGACAAGGCCTACGCTGAGGAAGCACGTAGGAACGCGAAGAGGGAGATGGAATACGCGGAGAGGGAATTCGAGAATGCAAAGAGAATTAGACAACAAGCACAAGCTGAAATTGAAAGAGCAAAACAATTGAAAGAGGAAGCTATTAACAGAATAAGTTCATCAATTTTGGAAATTACTTGTCATGCTTGCAAAAATAAGTTTCAAACAATTGATAATAATGTTGACTCTTCTCCACCTATGAGTTACATGTCTTCAGATGGTGAAAGAGAGCAATAA
- the LOC109119839 gene encoding CASP-like protein 4D1, protein MIEYDYDEKPFSSFSSPNKIPLLVLIARVVTLASLLISSLVMYNNKVPYMNGQIDYTIFDTFRFVFAIMIMGICYTILLLPFAAYYTIAKKQLIDHHIFHLVQLIADQIMFGLMASAAGASLAATVELSKAKFVDDSTTEKMHSYFGLMYVPNAFFVVGLVASLISTILSSNKSE, encoded by the exons atgattgaaTATGATTACGATGAAAAgcctttttcttcattttcatcaccaAATAAAATTCCATTACTTGTATTAATTGCTAGGGTTGTAACCTTAGCTTCTTTGTTGATTTCATCACTTGTGatgtataataataaagttCCTTATATGAATGGTCAGATTGACTACACCATTTTTGACACATTCAG attcgTATTTGCTATAATGATAATGGGGATTTGCTACACTATATTGCTACTTCCTTTTGCAGCATATTACACGATAGCAAAGAAACAACTCATAGATCACCACATATTTCACTTGGTTCAACTTATTGCTGACCAg ATCATGTTTGGGCTAATGGCAAGTGCAGCTGGAGCATCACTAGCTGCAACAGTGGAATTATCAAAGGCTAAATTCGTAGATGACAGCACGACTGAAAAGATGCATAGCTATTTTGGTCTAATGTATGTCCCTAATGCATTTTTTGTAGTTGGACTTGTTGCCTCTCTAATTTCTACAATCTTATCCTCCAATAAGAGTGAATGA
- the LOC101247154 gene encoding CASP-like protein PIMP1 gives MEFELPQYNFNEKPPTSSKLPLIILVARLITIICIVVSIIVLSSNKVTLDNGSKLEYDYYNSYRYMFAVMVAGIIYNTFHIPFAVYYLIAKKHLIKHKSFHNFQFYGDKITFGMIATAAGAALGATVDLQKVVYTENNSKIDYFLGLMYIPNAFLVAAFVSSGISSVLSSLSLQKSE, from the exons ATGGAGTTTGAGTTAcctcaatataattttaatgaaaagcCTCCAACTTCATCAAAATTGCCATTGATTATATTAGTAGCAAGGTTAATTACTATAATTTGTATTGTGGTTTCTATAATTGTATTGAGTAGTAATAAAGTTACTTTGGATAATGGATCTAAACTTGAGTATGATTATTACAACTCATACAG GTACATGTTTGCTGTAATGGTAGCTGGAATTATATACAATACATTTCATATTCCATTTGCTGTATATTATCTCATTGCAAAGAAACATCTTATAAAGCACAAGAGCTTTCACAACTTTCAATTTTATGGTGACAAG atTACATTTGGCATGATAGCAACAGCAGCTGGGGCAGCACTAGGTGCAACTGTGGATTTACAAAAAGTTGTTTATACagaaaataactcaaaaattgattattttttgggaTTAATGTATATTCCAAATGCATTTCTTGTTGCTGCATTTGTGAGCTCTGGAATTTCTTCTGTCCTATCATCTTTGAGTCTCCAAAAGAgtgaataa